From one Musa acuminata AAA Group cultivar baxijiao chromosome BXJ2-6, Cavendish_Baxijiao_AAA, whole genome shotgun sequence genomic stretch:
- the LOC135615332 gene encoding probable strigolactone esterase DAD2, which yields MGGNSNVRAAAAGNGSGSGKLLEILNVRVVGGGERVLVLSHGFGTDQSAWNRVLPYFQRDYRVVLYDLVCAGSVNPDHFDFRRYTTLDAYVDDLLAILDALRVDRCFFVGHSVSAMIGILAAIRRPELFLKLILVGASPRFLNDRDYHGGFERGEIEKVFAAMEANYDAWVRGFAPLAVGADVPAAVREFSRTLFNMRPDISLFVSRTVFNSDLRGVLGLVRAPCVVIQTAKDVSVPVSVAAYLKAHLGGRTTVELLPIEGHLPHLSAPAALVPVLRRALASHR from the exons ATGGGTGGCAACAGCAATGtcagagcagcggcggcaggcaacGGGAGCGGCAGCGGGAAGCTGCTAGAGATTCTGAACGTGAGGGTGGTGGGCGGTGGCGAGCGGGTGCTGGTGCTGTCGCACGGCTTCGGCACGGACCAGTCGGCGTGGAACCGCGTCCTCCCCTACTTCCAGCGCGACTACCGGGTCGTACTCTACGACCTGGTCTGCGCCGGCAGCGTCAACCCCGACCACTTCGACTTCCGCCGCTACACCACCCTCGACGCCTACGTCGACGACCTCCTCGCCATCCTTGACGCCCTCCGCGTCGACCGCTGCTTCTTCGTCGGTCACTCCGTCTCCGCCATGATCGGTATCCTCGCCGCCATCCGCCGCCCTGAGCTCTTCCTCAAGCTCATCCTCGTTGGCGCCTCCCCCAG GTTCTTAAACGACAGAGACTACCACGGGGGTTTCGAGAGGGGTGAGATCGAGAAAGTGTTCGCGGCGATGGAGGCGAACTACGACGCGTGGGTGCGGGGGTTCGCGCCGCTGGCGGTGGGGGCTGACGTGCCCGCGGCTGTCCGGGAGTTCAGCCGAACGCTGTTCAACATGCGGCCAGACATCTCGCTGTTCGTGTCGCGGACGGTGTTCAACAGCGACCTCCGCGGCGTGCTTGGCCTCGTCCGCGCCCCCTGCGTCGTCATCCAGACCGCCAAGGACGTCTCCGTTCCCGTCTCCGTCGCCGCCTACCTCAAGGCCCACCTGGGCGGCCGCACTACCGTCGAGCTCCTCCCCATCGAGGGCCACCTCCCTCACCTCAGCGCCCCCGCCGCCCTCGTCCCGGTGCTCCGCCGCGCCCTCGCCTCTCACCGCTGA